The Rathayibacter caricis DSM 15933 genomic sequence CGGCCCGCTGCAGCGGCCACGGCCTGTGCAGGTTCCGTCCGTACCAGGTCGAACCCAGGTGCGTCTCGTGGTACGCCCAGCGCGAGGTCAGGAACGACGCGAGCGCATCCTCCGCCGCCGACGACTCCGGCGTGGGCCGCACGACGATCCGCGACCGCGCCTCCGGCCGCCCGATCCGCGACGTCTCGTAGACCACCGCGCCGTGGCGGTGCTCGATGCTCATGCGGGCCCACCGGTAGGGCAGCCCGAACACGGCCTGCGCGGTGAGCACAGGGAGCAGGTGGGAGGCGTCGAGCGAGACGAAGACGACTCCGCGGCGGCCCTGGTCGTCGACGGAGTAGAGGCGCACGTTCACCTCGGGGAACGTGCCGAGCCAGGGCACCCTCGGCCCGCCGAGGAACGCGGTGCGCGAGAGGCGGAAGGGGATGAGGCCGACCCAGGAGGAGCCGTCGTGCTCATCCGGTCGGGTGCCGCGGGGCAGGTGCGGCGCCACGAGCGACGCGTCGACCCGCCAGTGCAGGAAGGCGGCCTCGGTCCAGCGCTGGCGGAGGATCCGCGGCCCGCCGAGCGGGGGAGCGGAGCGGGTCAGGGGTTCGAGGGCAGGCACCCGCCCATGGTGGACCTCCGTGCTGCGAACCACCCGCACCGCGACAGCCGGCGCACAGGCTCCCGCCCGGTGCCCTCGGATATGCTGACCGGACGTTCAACCAGAGTCGGCGCCGCGCGCCAGGAACGGTGAGGATCCCCCGATGACCGAGGCCCTGCAGCCGCCTGTCCAGAACGCTCTGTCGCTCACTCCGCCGGAGCCCGTCGCCGCGGTGCCCACGACCTCGGCGCCCTCCATCGCGCCGAAGGTGCCGGAGCAGGCGCTGCCCGGCCTCGAAGCGAAGGTCGACGGCTACCTCGCGTCGCTCCTGCAGTCGGAGGCCCGCAGCCCCGAGTTCGCGGCGAAGGCGAACGACATCCGCACGATGGGCGACGCCGACATCCGCTCGGCCGCCGACTCGTCGAATCGCCTGCTCAAGGCGCCGGTGCGCGCCCTGCAGGAGGGCGGCCTCAGCGAGGGCTCCACCATCGGCAAGACGCTGCTGGAGCTGCGCCGCACGGTCGAGGACCTCGATCCGTCCGAGGACAACGTGCAGAAGAAGATCCTCGGCTTCATCCCGTTCGGCAACAAGATCACCGACTACTTCCGCCGCTACGAGAGCGCGCAGACCCACCTGAACGCCATCATCCAGGCGCTCTACGACGGGCAGGACGAGCTCCGCAAGGACAACGCCGCGCTCAACCTCGAGAAGCAGCACCTCTGGGAGACGATGACGCGTCTCAACGAGTACATCTACGTCGCCGAGCGCCTCGACGTGAAGCTGTCGGCCAAGATCGCCGAGCTCGACGCGACCGACCCCGACCGCGCCCGTGCTCTGCGCGAGGACGTCCTCTTCTACGCGCGCCAGAAGCACCAGGACCTGCTGACCCAGCTGGCCGTGTCGATCCAGGGCTACCTCGCGATCGACGTGGTCATCAAGAACAACGTCGAGCTGATCAAGGGCGTCGACCGCGCGACCACGACCACGGTCTCGGCGCTCCGCACCGCGGTCATCGTGGCGCAGGCGCTCGCCAACCAGCGGCTCGTGCTCGACCAGATCACGGCGCTGAACACGACCACCTCGAACATGATCGAGGCGACGTCGCGGATGCTCGCCGAGCAGTCCGCGAACATCCAGTCGCAGGCCGCATCGGCGACCGTCGGGCTGCCGCAGCTGCAGGCCGCGTTCGCGAACATCTACCAGACCATGGACTCGATCTCGGACTTCAAGATCAAGGCGCTGGACAGCATGGCCCAGACGGTGGGCGTGCTGCAGACCGAGACCGCGAAGGCCGGCGAGTACGTGGAGCGGGCCCGCCGCAGCAACGCCGACATCGACGCGACGTCCTCGCTCGATCTCGGCCGCTAGGGGACGGGATGGGCTGGCTGTCGCGCCTGTTCGGCGGCTCCGATCCGGCGCCCGCGGAGACGGCCCCGGCGCTCCCGGCCGCGCCGACGAGCGACGACATCCTCGCCGCGCTCGACCGGGTGAAGGCCGAGACGGAGGGGCGGGTCGCCCCGTTCGTCGCGGCGCGCATCCGCCGGATCGACGAGACCGTGCGCGAGATGGTGCCCCGGCTCGACCGCCTCGGCGGCATGAGCCAGCAGGGCCACACCGTCGTCGCGACCGCCACCAGCTACCTGCCGGAGGCGGTGGAGGGCTACCTCCGCCTGCCCCGCGACTTCGCCGACCGTCGCGCCGTCCACAAGGGGAAGACCTCGCTGATGATCCTGACCGACCAGCTCGACATCCTCGGAGGGACGCTCGACCGCATCTCGGACGCCGTCTCGCGCCAGGACGCGTCGGCGCTGATCGCGCACGGGCAGTTCCTGGCCGACAAGTTCGCGGAGTCGTCGCTCGGCGGCAACCCGCTCGAGGGCGGTCCGGTGGGCGGCGGCTCCACCGCGCCGGCCGGTCCGCAGCAGAGCGGCCCGCTGACCCCGCCGAGCGCCTCGTGACCGCGCTCGTCCCGGCGCTCGACGCCCTCGTGCTCGCCGGCTCCGCGGCCGGACTCGACGCCGCCGCCGTGCGCGACGAGGGCGCCCGCCTCGCGGCCGCCGTCGCCGAGTCGATCACCGGAGCCGGCCCCGACTGGCTCGAGGCGACCGGCACGTCCGGCGGGCTCGAGTCCTTCTTCACCGCCGCTTCGAGCGCCCGCCGCTGGCGCAGCGGCCCGACCGACCACCTCGCCGCCCTCGTGCGCGCCGGGTCCGACCACGCACCCGCCTATGCGCGGGCGCTCACCGAGGTCGTCTCGGCCGCCAGCGCGCTCGGTGACCCCGGCATCGGAGGCATCGCCTCGGCGTCCGCGACCGCCGCGGCCCAGCTCGCGGCGATCCCGCAGCGGGAGGCGCCCCGCGCGCCCCGCGCACCGGCCGCACCCGCCGCACCGAGCGACTCCCTCTTCCCCGCCCCCGACCTGCTCCCGCAGGGCGTCCCCGGAGTCGACGAGATCCTCGCGCGCCTGCGCCGCACCGAGCACGACGGACCGCAGGACGATCCGGGCGGACCGGCCGCGGCCGCCCCCTCCGCGTCCCCCGTCGCCCAGGAGGAGCCCGAGGAGCTCCCTCCGCCCGAGTCGATCGACGACCTCATGGCCGAGCTCGACGCCCTGATCGGCCTCGACCGGGTGAAGAGCGAGATCAAGCGGCAGACGCAGCTGCTCCGGATCGACACGCTGCGGCAGGCGGCCGGGCTCTCCACTCCGACCCTCACGCGCCACCTCGTCTTCACCGGCAACCCCGGTACCGGCAAGACCACCGTCGCCCGCCTCGTCTCGCGCATCTACCGCTCGCTCGGGATCCTCTCGAAGGGCGTGCTCGTCGAGGTCGACCGCTCGGAGCTGGTCGCCGGCTACCTGGGGCAGACGGCCACCAAGACCGCCGAGGTCATCGCGTCGGCCCGCGGCGGCGTGCTCTTCATCGACGAGGCCTACGCGCTCGCGCTCGACCAGTACGGCGCCGAGGCGGTCACGACCCTGGTGAAGGACATGGAGGACCACCGCGGCGATCTGGTCGTCATCGTGGCGGGCTACTCCGGGCCCATGCAGGGCTTCCTCGACACCAACCCCGGCCTCGCCAGCCGCTTCTCGACCACGATCGACTTCGCCGACTACACCGACGACGAGCTGTCGGCGATCTTCGCGCGCCTGGCCTCGTCGGCCGATTTCGAGCCGACGGAGGAGGCGGTCGCCGCGTTCGCCGAGCTCGCGTCCGCGCAGCAGCGCACCGAGGCGTTCGGCAACGGCCGCTGGGTGCGCAACGTGCTCGACGCCGCCATCGCGCGCCACGCCTGGCGCCTGCGCGACGTCGAGGAGCCGACGCTCGACGACCTGCGGATCCTGCAGCCCGAGGACATCACCGAGAGCGCGGAGGCCGCGGAGGAGACCCCCGCACTCGACGCCCCGACGACGGAGGAGACCGCATGAGCACCGCGCCCGCCGCCCGCCCCGCCGCCGCGCCCCCGCAGCAGGCTCCGGCGCCACCGCTCGTGCAGATCGCGAACCACCCCGCCGCGAAGAAGCCGTCGCTCCTCGTCCGCGCCACCTCCACCACTCCGCGCCTGTTCCGCACGCTCCTGGTCCTCACCGCGCTCGCCGCCGTGCTGTTCGGGCTCTTCGCCCAGCAGACCGGGGCGCTGCAGGCCCGCGCGGCCGCCGAGGCCCGGGCGCAGTCGGCGCAGCTCGTCGGCGTGCAGGAGGTCCGGAACCTCCTGGTCGACGCCAACGCCGTCGCGGCCAACACGTTCCTCGTGGGCGGTCTCGAACCGGCGGAGCAGCGGCAGCGCTACTCGACGAGCCTCGCCGAGGCGACGTCGCAGCTGACCGACCTCGCCGCGGCCGAGCCTGCCGACGCGCCGCTGCTCGCGACCGTCGCCACGAAGGTCGCCGTCTACAGCGGCCTCGTCGAGCAGGCCCGGGCCAACAACCGCCAGGGCTTCCCGGTGGGCTCGGCCTACCTCGACCAGGCGTCGGCGCAGCTGACCGACGCCGACGACGGGATCCTGGAGGATCTCGAGTCGCTCGTCTCCCAGGGCGCCGACCGGGTCGCGAGCGCCT encodes the following:
- a CDS encoding YqjF family protein — translated: MPALEPLTRSAPPLGGPRILRQRWTEAAFLHWRVDASLVAPHLPRGTRPDEHDGSSWVGLIPFRLSRTAFLGGPRVPWLGTFPEVNVRLYSVDDQGRRGVVFVSLDASHLLPVLTAQAVFGLPYRWARMSIEHRHGAVVYETSRIGRPEARSRIVVRPTPESSAAEDALASFLTSRWAYHETHLGSTWYGRNLHRPWPLQRAELLALDDGLLEQAGFPGLAGRAPDSVLYSPGVETVFTVPRRVR
- a CDS encoding toxic anion resistance protein, whose protein sequence is MTEALQPPVQNALSLTPPEPVAAVPTTSAPSIAPKVPEQALPGLEAKVDGYLASLLQSEARSPEFAAKANDIRTMGDADIRSAADSSNRLLKAPVRALQEGGLSEGSTIGKTLLELRRTVEDLDPSEDNVQKKILGFIPFGNKITDYFRRYESAQTHLNAIIQALYDGQDELRKDNAALNLEKQHLWETMTRLNEYIYVAERLDVKLSAKIAELDATDPDRARALREDVLFYARQKHQDLLTQLAVSIQGYLAIDVVIKNNVELIKGVDRATTTTVSALRTAVIVAQALANQRLVLDQITALNTTTSNMIEATSRMLAEQSANIQSQAASATVGLPQLQAAFANIYQTMDSISDFKIKALDSMAQTVGVLQTETAKAGEYVERARRSNADIDATSSLDLGR
- a CDS encoding AAA family ATPase, coding for MTALVPALDALVLAGSAAGLDAAAVRDEGARLAAAVAESITGAGPDWLEATGTSGGLESFFTAASSARRWRSGPTDHLAALVRAGSDHAPAYARALTEVVSAASALGDPGIGGIASASATAAAQLAAIPQREAPRAPRAPAAPAAPSDSLFPAPDLLPQGVPGVDEILARLRRTEHDGPQDDPGGPAAAAPSASPVAQEEPEELPPPESIDDLMAELDALIGLDRVKSEIKRQTQLLRIDTLRQAAGLSTPTLTRHLVFTGNPGTGKTTVARLVSRIYRSLGILSKGVLVEVDRSELVAGYLGQTATKTAEVIASARGGVLFIDEAYALALDQYGAEAVTTLVKDMEDHRGDLVVIVAGYSGPMQGFLDTNPGLASRFSTTIDFADYTDDELSAIFARLASSADFEPTEEAVAAFAELASAQQRTEAFGNGRWVRNVLDAAIARHAWRLRDVEEPTLDDLRILQPEDITESAEAAEETPALDAPTTEETA